In Haloarcula hispanica ATCC 33960, one DNA window encodes the following:
- a CDS encoding class I SAM-dependent methyltransferase produces MDRFQNTGQPDWDWWGKLWPTPGATLRTLGVASGESVAEVGCGSGYFALPAARIVEPEPVYALDLDAALLDELEDLADQQEIENVVPIHGDARNLPSALTARVDTLMIANTLHGVDDQSGFIRQAFRAIEAGGSLLVVNWHDRPRETTTVAGEPRGPPTGLRMPPAATEDAVLSASEFTLERQVELPPYHYALVFTR; encoded by the coding sequence ATGGACCGGTTCCAGAACACCGGCCAGCCCGACTGGGACTGGTGGGGCAAACTCTGGCCGACGCCCGGCGCGACGCTCCGGACACTCGGTGTCGCGTCCGGCGAGTCAGTCGCCGAGGTCGGCTGTGGAAGCGGGTACTTTGCGCTCCCAGCCGCCCGCATCGTCGAGCCCGAGCCGGTGTACGCGCTCGATCTGGATGCGGCCCTCCTCGACGAACTCGAAGATCTCGCCGACCAACAGGAGATCGAGAACGTCGTCCCAATCCACGGCGATGCTCGGAACCTGCCTTCGGCGCTCACTGCCCGCGTCGACACGCTCATGATAGCAAACACGTTGCACGGCGTCGACGACCAGTCCGGCTTTATCCGACAGGCCTTCCGGGCGATTGAGGCTGGCGGGAGCCTACTCGTCGTGAACTGGCACGACCGTCCGCGCGAAACCACGACCGTTGCGGGCGAACCGCGAGGGCCGCCGACGGGGCTTCGGATGCCCCCAGCGGCAACCGAGGATGCGGTGCTCTCGGCGTCGGAGTTCACGCTTGAGCGGCAGGTCGAACTGCCGCCGTACCACTACGCCCTCGTGTTCACCCGATAG
- a CDS encoding sulfurtransferase TusA family protein, with the protein MNAEFDIAETLDVKGASCPMPVVKTKSATDDLAEGDVLEVLATDPGSMSDIDGWAAGTEGVELVDQEEGDDVYKHYVRKTE; encoded by the coding sequence ATGAACGCTGAATTCGATATCGCGGAGACGCTCGACGTGAAAGGTGCATCGTGTCCCATGCCAGTGGTGAAGACGAAGTCGGCTACCGACGACCTCGCCGAGGGTGACGTCCTCGAAGTACTAGCGACCGACCCGGGCAGCATGAGCGACATCGACGGTTGGGCGGCCGGTACTGAGGGCGTCGAACTCGTCGACCAGGAGGAGGGCGACGACGTGTACAAGCACTACGTCCGCAAGACGGAGTAA
- a CDS encoding DUF1641 domain-containing protein, translated as MSGEEVSEQTDLEAAIQQNPEAVAEFVEHLDAVNELLDVLSLGESALSDEMVRELSATGSTLAESADGLATDETVSLAETVGENGDELQDALETLLALQRSGTLDELAELAEVGSLATAALDDEMVTSLAGTGAALGEVAQTAADDDTRDGIETLLAGLGEAEREPAEPVGPVGLLRGLRDPDVQYGLGYLLALAGAVGRERAEEKTE; from the coding sequence ATGTCCGGAGAAGAGGTTTCCGAGCAGACCGACCTCGAAGCGGCAATCCAGCAGAATCCCGAGGCCGTCGCGGAGTTCGTCGAACACCTCGACGCCGTCAACGAGTTGCTGGACGTGCTCTCGCTCGGCGAGAGTGCGCTCTCCGATGAGATGGTGCGTGAGCTCTCGGCCACCGGCTCGACCCTTGCCGAGTCTGCAGACGGGCTTGCGACCGACGAGACCGTCTCCCTGGCCGAGACCGTCGGTGAGAACGGCGATGAGTTGCAGGACGCGCTGGAAACCCTGCTCGCGCTCCAGCGAAGCGGCACGCTCGACGAACTAGCCGAGCTCGCCGAAGTCGGCTCGCTGGCGACCGCCGCGCTCGACGACGAGATGGTCACGTCGCTGGCCGGTACCGGTGCCGCGCTCGGCGAAGTCGCACAGACGGCAGCAGACGACGACACCCGCGACGGTATCGAGACGCTACTGGCGGGCCTCGGTGAAGCGGAGCGCGAACCGGCCGAGCCGGTCGGTCCCGTCGGTCTGCTTCGCGGGCTACGCGACCCGGACGTTCAGTACGGGCTCGGCTACTTGCTGGCGCTTGCCGGCGCAGTCGGCCGTGAGCGCGCCGAGGAAAAGACAGAATAG
- a CDS encoding YgaP family membrane protein: MENNIGATDRLTRIAVGLVLAVAGLATLGGLLGFGTTVGAVATLLGVVLVATGLVRMCLLYRLLGIDTSGSR; this comes from the coding sequence ATGGAGAACAATATTGGAGCGACTGATAGACTGACCCGCATCGCTGTTGGCCTCGTGCTGGCAGTTGCTGGACTGGCGACGCTCGGCGGTCTGCTGGGCTTCGGAACGACGGTCGGCGCGGTCGCGACACTGCTTGGTGTCGTCCTCGTCGCGACTGGCCTCGTCCGGATGTGCCTCCTGTACCGACTGCTGGGTATCGACACGTCGGGTTCCCGCTAG
- a CDS encoding DsrE/DsrF/DrsH-like family protein, whose translation MSTDTPDAASDDTPSRAELAARVDELENALAEATSEDDTKKMSIIATKGTLDMAYPPLILASTAAAFGYEVTVFHTFWGLDILHEERSKNLKLSSVGNPNMPMPNAVAAIPGMDRVTTKMMEKRIANNDTATIEELLETSLDMGVEFQACQMTIDLMDYDEADFYDGVTTGVGAATALQDMADADIQLLV comes from the coding sequence ATGAGCACGGACACACCAGACGCGGCGTCCGACGACACTCCCTCGCGTGCGGAGCTGGCCGCCCGCGTCGACGAACTGGAAAACGCGCTCGCGGAGGCCACGAGCGAGGACGACACGAAGAAGATGAGCATCATTGCGACGAAGGGCACGCTCGACATGGCGTACCCCCCGCTCATCCTCGCCAGCACCGCCGCTGCGTTCGGGTACGAGGTGACTGTCTTCCACACGTTCTGGGGGCTAGACATCCTCCACGAGGAACGCTCGAAGAACCTCAAACTGAGCTCCGTCGGGAATCCGAATATGCCGATGCCGAACGCGGTCGCCGCGATTCCTGGCATGGACCGCGTAACGACGAAGATGATGGAAAAGCGCATCGCGAACAACGACACCGCGACGATTGAGGAGCTGCTGGAGACGAGCCTCGATATGGGCGTGGAGTTCCAGGCCTGCCAGATGACCATCGACCTGATGGATTACGACGAGGCCGACTTCTACGACGGCGTTACCACCGGTGTCGGCGCTGCGACAGCGCTGCAGGACATGGCCGACGCCGACATCCAACTTCTTGTCTGA
- a CDS encoding sulfurtransferase TusA family protein → MTDIEPDETVDARGAACPGPLMDLIGQIRDAEAGDVVRLLSDTDQSLTDVPEWAEEAGNELLAIEELDDHNAFYLEKA, encoded by the coding sequence ATGACTGACATCGAACCCGACGAAACCGTCGACGCCCGAGGCGCAGCCTGTCCCGGTCCGCTGATGGACCTCATCGGACAGATCCGAGATGCCGAAGCCGGTGACGTGGTTCGGCTCCTGAGCGACACCGACCAGTCGCTCACCGACGTTCCGGAGTGGGCCGAAGAGGCCGGCAACGAACTGCTCGCTATCGAGGAGCTCGACGACCACAACGCGTTCTACCTGGAGAAAGCATGA
- a CDS encoding NAD(P)/FAD-dependent oxidoreductase yields the protein MTEHVVIVGGGTGGTVLANDLADRLDVELAADDVRITLINDGPDHVYKPVWLYVPFGQREPADGRRPLDELVDDAVDLRIDRVTAIDTEAQRLRFNGTAPAVDYDYLVLATGSTLEPERIPGLADGGHDYYSESGSTALRDELLGFTEGHLVLSVIGSPHMCPAAPLEFVFMADDWLRERGLRDDVDITYTYPIQRVHGNPHIAEWARPIMDERGIEVETFFNAEEVDPDSETLTSMEGTDLDYDLLVTIPPHGGIDLIEEAGLGDDGWVDVDKHTLEAEAAENVYALGDTADTGVPNAGSVAHYQAGVVGQRLASEIRGRPATATYDGKTLCFIETGMDAASFVEFDYENQPSPAPPSEKLHWSKLAYNESYWLTARGLL from the coding sequence ATGACCGAGCACGTCGTCATCGTCGGTGGTGGGACCGGTGGCACCGTCCTCGCGAACGACCTCGCCGACCGACTGGACGTCGAGCTTGCCGCCGACGACGTCCGAATCACGCTGATCAACGACGGACCTGACCACGTATATAAGCCGGTCTGGCTGTACGTGCCGTTCGGACAACGCGAACCGGCAGACGGTCGGCGACCGCTCGACGAGCTCGTCGACGACGCCGTCGACCTTCGAATCGACCGCGTGACCGCAATCGACACCGAAGCCCAGCGACTGCGGTTCAACGGCACCGCTCCGGCAGTCGACTACGACTACCTCGTGCTGGCGACCGGGTCGACGCTAGAGCCCGAACGGATACCCGGCCTCGCGGACGGTGGGCACGATTACTACAGCGAGTCGGGCTCGACCGCCCTCCGTGACGAACTGCTTGGGTTCACCGAGGGGCACCTCGTGTTGAGCGTCATCGGGTCGCCCCACATGTGCCCGGCGGCACCACTGGAGTTCGTCTTCATGGCCGACGACTGGCTCCGCGAGCGCGGGCTCCGCGACGACGTCGACATCACCTACACATACCCGATCCAGCGCGTCCACGGCAACCCCCATATCGCCGAATGGGCCCGACCGATTATGGACGAACGCGGCATCGAGGTCGAGACGTTCTTCAACGCCGAGGAAGTCGACCCGGATTCGGAGACGCTCACCTCGATGGAGGGGACCGACCTCGACTACGACCTCCTCGTGACGATTCCGCCCCACGGCGGTATCGACCTCATCGAAGAGGCGGGGCTCGGCGACGACGGGTGGGTCGACGTCGACAAGCACACGCTCGAAGCCGAAGCCGCCGAGAACGTCTACGCGCTCGGCGATACCGCCGATACCGGCGTCCCGAACGCTGGGAGCGTCGCCCACTACCAGGCCGGCGTCGTCGGGCAGCGCCTCGCCAGTGAAATCCGCGGCCGTCCGGCAACAGCGACCTACGACGGGAAGACGCTGTGTTTCATCGAAACGGGGATGGACGCGGCGTCGTTCGTCGAGTTCGACTACGAGAACCAGCCGTCGCCGGCGCCGCCCTCGGAGAAACTCCACTGGTCGAAGCTGGCGTACAACGAGTCCTACTGGCTCACCGCACGGGGGTTGCTCTGA